A portion of the Stigmatella aurantiaca DW4/3-1 genome contains these proteins:
- the dpdD gene encoding protein DpdD produces the protein MSAPPRSWLPPGFPERFFGPGNKLRWEKIQEKRLPHDTLERLAPWIEALRAGEDPLCLPRVREDDRVEWYALSATASGARALREQLIAFVGPSYAGPWAAWSQLDTQDPIDQAVRQAAPGRAFRLRVPRKEYREHVRRKLLLMQTLRKERPLRLLAVPRPTGRILGDFEHALRAGDGTAAAGHIAEFRRLGRLSAQNQLFLEVLRAECLQAWEELLEPRRFNTLLTLARPRRVTQALIRALYVQELRPFERACDAAGAVAHFSQLWPTCPTLFRTRRGMAAPEVTRCFMMLAAAARPARPELRDELLAALPVNALDRPYLEALAALVPGPQGMAPAHGLDAARKAFEEADVDRAFQEALTHPEGVERLALLLRCASELDTLDAARKALASVDSASPNEREALLGREPLRRHYERLLELATQPPARPTAAPPSPPVIPVDPSGWLERLRHPEPWPSALEVAEHGMREWLRPEWIGNPARVEATARELGTVRPPWGEEALRTGLPHLLSFLLTPEGPERVLKPVLEQLAVVIALDDQVRVEQLQALCEVTEALIRIGLTAGEYRSALTSLRETWMRVAAASLGDWALDTLDMLVNHPAADPEERAQFFHEVTRYLQHHMRRTSREQILLLRDLAKELALHVPSPLEQRLQDESRENSASGGTLAAALEGRKIALYSLKANVLERVTRVIKQLAPTARVACFSDKAGGSPALKQQAATADIFVIATAAAKHAATEFIGVNRPKGAATLYAAGQGSASMLRALRDATY, from the coding sequence GTGAGCGCACCTCCGCGTTCATGGCTGCCTCCAGGGTTTCCCGAGCGCTTCTTCGGACCTGGAAACAAGCTTCGCTGGGAGAAAATCCAGGAAAAAAGACTCCCTCACGACACGCTGGAGCGGCTTGCCCCTTGGATTGAGGCGCTCCGCGCCGGGGAAGACCCGTTGTGTCTTCCTCGCGTGCGGGAGGATGACCGGGTGGAATGGTATGCGCTCTCGGCCACTGCCTCGGGGGCCCGGGCCTTGCGCGAGCAGTTGATCGCCTTCGTTGGTCCCTCATACGCCGGTCCGTGGGCCGCGTGGTCCCAGCTGGACACCCAGGACCCGATCGATCAGGCAGTGAGACAGGCTGCGCCGGGACGGGCCTTCCGCTTGCGAGTCCCACGCAAGGAGTACCGGGAGCACGTGCGGCGGAAGCTCCTGCTGATGCAGACGCTGCGCAAGGAGCGGCCCCTCCGTCTGCTCGCCGTTCCCCGCCCCACCGGCCGCATCCTCGGAGACTTTGAACATGCCCTCAGAGCAGGGGATGGCACGGCCGCTGCCGGTCACATCGCGGAATTCCGGCGGCTCGGACGGCTCTCCGCACAGAACCAGCTCTTCCTCGAGGTCCTGCGCGCGGAGTGCCTCCAGGCGTGGGAGGAGCTTCTCGAGCCCAGACGATTCAATACCTTGCTGACGCTCGCCCGCCCGCGGCGAGTGACCCAGGCACTGATCCGGGCGCTCTATGTCCAGGAGCTGAGGCCCTTCGAGAGGGCGTGCGACGCCGCGGGGGCGGTCGCGCACTTCAGCCAACTTTGGCCCACCTGCCCCACGCTGTTCCGGACGCGCCGCGGGATGGCCGCACCGGAGGTCACGCGCTGCTTCATGATGCTGGCGGCGGCAGCCCGGCCCGCGCGCCCAGAACTGCGAGACGAACTCTTGGCGGCACTTCCGGTGAATGCCCTGGATCGCCCTTACCTCGAGGCGCTCGCGGCGCTCGTCCCTGGCCCCCAGGGCATGGCTCCGGCTCATGGCCTCGACGCAGCTCGCAAGGCATTCGAAGAGGCGGACGTGGACCGCGCCTTCCAAGAAGCGCTGACGCACCCAGAAGGGGTGGAGCGGCTCGCGCTCCTCCTGCGTTGTGCGAGCGAACTCGACACGCTCGATGCAGCCCGGAAGGCGCTCGCCTCCGTGGACAGTGCCTCTCCCAACGAACGCGAGGCGCTCCTGGGCCGGGAGCCCCTGCGCCGTCACTACGAGCGGCTGCTCGAACTCGCCACACAGCCTCCGGCCCGGCCGACAGCGGCTCCCCCCTCCCCTCCTGTCATTCCCGTGGATCCGAGTGGCTGGCTCGAGCGCCTGCGACATCCGGAGCCATGGCCCAGCGCGCTCGAAGTGGCCGAGCACGGTATGCGCGAATGGCTTCGGCCCGAATGGATTGGCAACCCAGCCCGTGTGGAGGCGACCGCCAGGGAACTCGGTACTGTCCGCCCACCTTGGGGAGAGGAGGCTCTCCGCACAGGCCTTCCTCACCTGCTCTCGTTTCTTTTGACCCCCGAAGGACCCGAGCGAGTGCTCAAGCCGGTGCTGGAGCAGCTCGCTGTCGTCATCGCTCTGGACGATCAAGTCCGCGTGGAGCAGTTGCAGGCGCTCTGCGAAGTGACCGAGGCACTGATCCGGATAGGCCTGACGGCAGGCGAATACCGTTCCGCGCTCACGTCCCTGAGAGAAACATGGATGCGAGTGGCAGCGGCCTCGCTCGGAGATTGGGCCCTCGACACCCTGGACATGCTGGTGAACCACCCAGCTGCCGACCCAGAGGAGCGCGCACAGTTCTTCCATGAAGTCACGCGGTACCTGCAGCACCACATGCGCCGCACGAGCCGGGAGCAGATTCTGCTGCTGCGGGACCTGGCGAAAGAACTTGCCCTGCACGTGCCGAGTCCTCTGGAGCAGAGGCTTCAGGATGAATCACGTGAGAACTCCGCGTCCGGTGGGACCCTGGCCGCGGCGCTCGAAGGACGCAAGATCGCTCTCTATTCACTGAAAGCGAACGTCCTGGAGCGGGTTACACGTGTCATCAAGCAACTTGCCCCGACAGCTCGCGTCGCGTGCTTCAGCGACAAGGCCGGAGGATCGCCTGCCTTGAAGCAACAGGCGGCGACCGCGGACATCTTCGTGATCGCCACGGCCGCAGCCAAACACGCAGCCACCGAATTTATCGGGGTCAACCGGCCGAAGGGCGCCGCCACCCTCTACGCCGCAGGACAGGGGAGTGCGAGCATGCTCCGGGCGCTGCGCGACGCCACGTACTAA
- the dpdK gene encoding phospholipase D-like domain-containing protein DpdK, with the protein MSQITTRQILRTSSASRNEIREVLQGLFVREFLKPSRCLWLVSPWVRDIEVLDNQTAAFRSLDPELSPTRLRLSDVLRRLMNRGTRLVLATRSEPESVRFCKALHDSVVGRLPSGSLTLFKRDVLHAKGLIGDDFGLTGSMNFTYSGIEIQTELVTLQRDPAQVASLRVSFHREYGGVL; encoded by the coding sequence ATGAGCCAGATCACCACGAGGCAGATCCTCCGGACCTCCTCCGCTTCCCGGAACGAGATTCGAGAGGTGCTCCAGGGGCTCTTCGTGCGCGAGTTCCTCAAGCCCAGCCGGTGCTTGTGGCTGGTGTCCCCCTGGGTGAGGGACATCGAGGTGCTCGACAACCAGACGGCGGCCTTCAGAAGTCTGGATCCGGAACTCTCCCCCACGCGGCTGCGGCTGAGCGACGTCCTTCGGCGGCTGATGAATCGCGGAACGCGGTTGGTGCTGGCCACGAGGTCCGAGCCAGAGAGCGTGCGCTTCTGCAAGGCGCTGCACGATTCGGTGGTGGGCAGGCTCCCTTCAGGGTCGCTGACCCTCTTCAAGCGGGATGTCCTTCACGCCAAGGGGCTGATTGGAGACGACTTCGGACTCACCGGCTCGATGAACTTCACCTACAGCGGTATCGAGATCCAGACCGAGTTGGTGACCCTGCAGAGAGATCCGGCGCAAGTGGCCAGCCTTCGCGTTTCATTCCATCGCGAATACGGAGGGGTCCTGTGA